The genome window TCTTCCTCGACATGTCGGTGAACTCCAACAACAAGCGCACGCACCAGGTGTTCCTGAGCCAGAAGCGCGCGCAGTTCCAGGAGCTGCAGTCCGAGTGGATGACCGAGCACGAGGAGGGCGTGGACACCCTCTGGGACCGGGTACAGAGCTGGCTCGACAGCGAGTACGACGAAGCCAAGTGCGGCGTGGTGATCTATGCCGAGGTGGGTGGCGAGTGGTTCCAGGCGCTGCAGACCCGCGCCTCGCTGCAGAACCGGCTGATCGTGGCGCCGCGGCCGGTGGTGGCCCCGCTGGCGCAGGCGCTGGAGGGGTATCGCCACTACGGCGTGGTGCTGATCGACCGCGAGCACGTGCGGCTGCTGAGCGTGTACCAGGGAACGCTGCTGGACGAGGTGGAGCGCCGCGGCGACCCGCTGCCGCCCCCGCACGACGTGCAGGCCGGCGGCTACGCCCAGAGCCGCTACCAGCGCCGCAAGCTCGAGGAGACCAAGCACTTCTTCAAGGACTTCGCCGGCGAGGTGCAGGACTTCGTGGCCCGCTACGGCCCCGACGACCTGGTGCTGCTGGGCACCGAGGAGAACCTCTCCGCCTTCGCCGAGCACCTGCCGGACTCGGTGCTGCAGCGCGTGGTGCACACCGGGCCCATGTGGGTCGACGAGAACGCCGCCGAGGTGGCGCGCCAGCTGGAGCCGCTCCTGCGCGGCGAGCTGGAGCGCGCCCAGCACGAGGTGGTGGAGCAGGTGCGCGACCGCGTGGTGCACGACTACATGGCCACCGCCGGCTTCCAGGGCACGCTCAGCGCGCTGCAGGAAGGCCGCGTGGACACCCTGCTCCTGGCGCGCGACCAGCACCGCGACGGTGTGCGCTGCGCCCAGTGCGGCTTCGTCTTCGCGCGCGAGCTGGAGGCGTGCCCGTACGACGGCTCCACCGCCATGACCGAGGTCGACGTGGTGGAGGAGATGGTGCGCATGGCCGAGGGGCAGGGCATTACCGTGGCCTTCGCCGACCCCGGCGAGGTGGCCGACATGAAGGGAGCGGGCGCGCTGCTCCGCTACTGACGCGCCACGAATCGCACGCAGTGGCCCGCGAGGCCCGGAGACCGGCGGGTTTCCGGGCCTTCGTGCTTGACACGCCGTCGCGTACGCCGTTACCTATGTAAGCATCTCCCATAAACAAACGTCCCGCCCGCCACCGCCATGCCAGCCGTCCTGGATTCCGCGGCGCTCGACAGCGCCCGCGCCGAACTGGAAGGGATCGAAGGCGTCCGCCGCGCCATCATCGACGGCCCGCCGTACACCGTCTGGGTCATCGCCGACGCGGCGCATTCGCCCGCCGAGATGCTGGTGCACACCGTCCTCACCCGCCACGGCCTGACCCCCGCCGACGCCACCGTGCAGGTGTGCCACGCGCACGCCCCCGAGCCGCGCCGCCGCGTGCGCT of Longimicrobium sp. contains these proteins:
- a CDS encoding Vms1/Ankzf1 family peptidyl-tRNA hydrolase, whose protein sequence is FLDMSVNSNNKRTHQVFLSQKRAQFQELQSEWMTEHEEGVDTLWDRVQSWLDSEYDEAKCGVVIYAEVGGEWFQALQTRASLQNRLIVAPRPVVAPLAQALEGYRHYGVVLIDREHVRLLSVYQGTLLDEVERRGDPLPPPHDVQAGGYAQSRYQRRKLEETKHFFKDFAGEVQDFVARYGPDDLVLLGTEENLSAFAEHLPDSVLQRVVHTGPMWVDENAAEVARQLEPLLRGELERAQHEVVEQVRDRVVHDYMATAGFQGTLSALQEGRVDTLLLARDQHRDGVRCAQCGFVFARELEACPYDGSTAMTEVDVVEEMVRMAEGQGITVAFADPGEVADMKGAGALLRY